Genomic DNA from Candidatus Scalindua japonica:
CGAAGTTTAGCAATAATTGTTCGTAACTTGTTGCATCGCAATACATTACCACATTCAGCACAAGTATTACCCTACTGAAATACACTTGTCTCCTTGAAGCACCTTCTGAGAAAACCCCTTATATGCATTATATAGTCAAGCAATATTCCTTTTTTTATTGACAAACAACACTGCCATCTCTATTATGCGTATTACCCTACTACAATATATAGACAAAAGGAAAATGATATGGCTTCTTTAATCAAAAAAGTAAAGAATCCACCTGCATAGCAGGTGGCTTTGGAGTAACCCCTATAAGGGGATAAAAATGCCTTCCTCCCAAAGGAAGCAAGGTTGAGTTGCCCCCATGATAAAGTTAAAATTTAAATTTCTGTTGTGCTTCTCCCTGACTCTCTTTCTTTTCTTGATACTTCACATATTTGAGAATCTTTTCCGCATCTAAACCTACTGTGTCAACACAGTAACCTCTTGACCAGAAATGATTACCCCAATAGGGTTTCTGCTTCAAATTCTTAAATTTATTCAGTACTCGAATTGCTGTTCTACCTTTAACTATGCCAACAAAATCAGATATCGAAATCTTGGGAGGTACCATAACAATCAAGTGAACATGATCAATCTGAATA
This window encodes:
- the tnpA gene encoding IS200/IS605 family transposase, with protein sequence MSRFRRLSHALWHCQYHILWTPKYRLRILTGQVANEVNRCIRAFSEQKGCEVIELSIQIDHVHLIVMVPPKISISDFVGIVKGRTAIRVLNKFKNLKQKPYWGNHFWSRGYCVDTVGLDAEKILKYVKYQEKKESQGEAQQKFKF